Proteins from one Cryptomeria japonica chromosome 4, Sugi_1.0, whole genome shotgun sequence genomic window:
- the LOC131032940 gene encoding WAT1-related protein At5g07050, whose product MGSLGRFKPVAAMIGLQFGYAIMNIMIRVSLTGGLSPYVFVTYRQAVASMVLIPVAYFLERKERPALTFPVFCNIFLLSLIGITVNQNFYFKGLYLASSTLAAAMSNLIPAVTFLIAVTIGMEKVDYKSVRGHAKVLGMLICVGGAMLMALYRGPLIGKLWSTNLRSYHLVGSDDVVEDWQMGSLYLLGGCLCWSTWNVLQASTISKYDAPLSLTALMCSLGTLQSALVALVIEQNLDVWTLEWNFDLLCIIYSGTVCSGIAFYIQTWCISKRGPVFVVMFNPLLTVIVTIMAVIILHEKLHLGSIGGGILIVGGLYVVLWGNAKDVELPLHVRQLSSMHLPGLPILVQESTIIEDITEPLLEKESSDLESNT is encoded by the exons ATGGGTTCCTTGGGAAGATTCAAACCTGTTGCAGCAATGATTGGCTTGCAGTTTGGGTATGCAAtcatgaacatcatgattagggttTCTTTGACAGGTGGGTTGAGTCCTTATGTGTTTGTAACCTACAGACAGGCAGTGGCTAGCATGGTGCTAATCCCAGTGGCTTATTTTCTTGAAAG AAAGGAAAGGCCTGCTTTGACATTTCCTGTATTCTGCAACATTTTTCTTCTCTCCCTCATTGG AATAACTGTGAACCAGAACTTTTATTTCAAAGGTCTTTACCTTGCATCTTCAACTTTGGCTGCTGCAATGTCGAACTTGATCCCTGCTGTGACATTTCTGATAGCTGTTACTATTGG GATGGAGAAGGTAGATTACAAAAGTGTAAGAGGGCACGCAAAAGTGTTGGGTATGTTAATATGTGTTGGTGGGGCAATGCTAATGGCTTTATATAGAGGGCCATTAATTGGAAAGCTTTGGTCAACAAACTTGAGAAGTTATCATTTAGTTGGAAGTGATGATGTTGTAGAAGATTGGCAGATGGGTTCTCTTTATCTTCTCGGAGGTTGTCTCTGTTGGTCCACATGGAATGTTTTGCAG GCTTCAACTATTTCCAAATATGATGCACCTTTATCCCTTACAGCATTGATGTGTTCTCTTGGAACATTACAATCAGCTTTGGTTGCATTGGTTATAGAGCAAAATTTGGATGTTTGGACTTTGGAATGGAATTTTGATCTTCTTTGCATAATTTACTCG GGGACTGTGTGCTCAGGGATTGCTTTCTATATACAAACATGGTGTATCTCCAAAAGAGGGCCTGTGTTTGTGGTGATGTTCAATCCACTGTTAACAGTAATTGTGACAATCATGGCAGTCATTATTCTGCATGAAAAGCTCCATCTAGGAAG TATCGGTGGTGGAATTTTGATTGTAGGAGGTCTATACGTTGTGCTTTGGGGAAATGCAAAAGATGTCGAATTGCCATTACATGTCAGGCAACTATCATCTATGCACTTGCCTGGATTACCAATACTAGTACAAGAATCAACCATTATTGAAGACATCACAGAACCTTTATTGGAAAAGGAAAGCTCAGATCTAGAATCAAACACTTAA